In a single window of the Raphanus sativus cultivar WK10039 chromosome 9, ASM80110v3, whole genome shotgun sequence genome:
- the LOC108837179 gene encoding LOB domain-containing protein 31 isoform X1 gives MSGSTTSGGSPCGACKFLRRKCVAECVFAPYFDAEEGTAHFAAVHKVFGASNTSKLLLMIPANRRPEAVATLSYEALARLRDPVYGCVGHIFALQHQQGTLGVEVTNKLKTSSCVFPRARLSKTQVMSLQEELAVVKTHLSTLQRLPPQPKQQNNSQTEATSSTKAPLIATADHKNNNVSSSLSHIYGMSPEQQQQQQPQEDTEVQTESVDFSTLLGLEDPLDRDGDLNTLAREFVSKYLAEGKYRPSSPI, from the exons atgagcGGAAGCACCACTAGCGGTGGAAGTCCGTGCGGCGCATGCAAGTTTCTCCGGCGTAAATGCGTGGCGGAATGCGTCTTCGCTCCCTACTTTGACGCAGAGGAAGGGACGGCTCATTTCGCGGCGGTGCACAAGGTTTTTGGGGCCAGCAACACCTCTAAGCTCCTCTTGATGATTCCAGCCAACCGGAGACCTGAAGCCGTCGCAACACTTTCTTACGAGGCCTTGGCTAGGCTTCGCGATCCCGTCTACGGATGCGTTGGTCACATCTTCGCCCTTCAACATCAG CAAGGGACATTGGGGGTCGAGGttacaaataaattgaaaacaaGCTCATGTGTCTTCCCAAGGGCTCGTCTGTCGAAAACCCAA GTGATGAGTCTCCAGGAGGAGCTAGCCGTCGTCAAGACTCATCTCTCAACCCTTCAACGCCTCCCTCCGCAGCCTAAACAACAAAACAATTCACAGACAGAAGCAACCTCTTCAACCAAAGCTCCACTCATTGCTACTGCCGATCATAAGAACAACAACGTGTCTTCCTCCTTGTCACACATTTATGGTATGTCACCAgaacagcagcaacaacaacaaccacaggAAGATACTGAGGTCCAAACAGAGTCAGTGGATTTCAGCACATTATTGGGCCTGGAAGATCCGCTGGACAGGGACGGTGATCTCAACACACTTGCCCGTGAATTCGTCTCTAAGTATTTGGCCGAAGGCAAATACCGACCATCTTCTCCAATATAA
- the LOC108837179 gene encoding LOB domain-containing protein 31 isoform X2: MSGSTTSGGSPCGACKFLRRKCVAECVFAPYFDAEEGTAHFAAVHKVFGASNTSKLLLMIPANRRPEAVATLSYEALARLRDPVYGCVGHIFALQHQVMSLQEELAVVKTHLSTLQRLPPQPKQQNNSQTEATSSTKAPLIATADHKNNNVSSSLSHIYGMSPEQQQQQQPQEDTEVQTESVDFSTLLGLEDPLDRDGDLNTLAREFVSKYLAEGKYRPSSPI, from the exons atgagcGGAAGCACCACTAGCGGTGGAAGTCCGTGCGGCGCATGCAAGTTTCTCCGGCGTAAATGCGTGGCGGAATGCGTCTTCGCTCCCTACTTTGACGCAGAGGAAGGGACGGCTCATTTCGCGGCGGTGCACAAGGTTTTTGGGGCCAGCAACACCTCTAAGCTCCTCTTGATGATTCCAGCCAACCGGAGACCTGAAGCCGTCGCAACACTTTCTTACGAGGCCTTGGCTAGGCTTCGCGATCCCGTCTACGGATGCGTTGGTCACATCTTCGCCCTTCAACATCAG GTGATGAGTCTCCAGGAGGAGCTAGCCGTCGTCAAGACTCATCTCTCAACCCTTCAACGCCTCCCTCCGCAGCCTAAACAACAAAACAATTCACAGACAGAAGCAACCTCTTCAACCAAAGCTCCACTCATTGCTACTGCCGATCATAAGAACAACAACGTGTCTTCCTCCTTGTCACACATTTATGGTATGTCACCAgaacagcagcaacaacaacaaccacaggAAGATACTGAGGTCCAAACAGAGTCAGTGGATTTCAGCACATTATTGGGCCTGGAAGATCCGCTGGACAGGGACGGTGATCTCAACACACTTGCCCGTGAATTCGTCTCTAAGTATTTGGCCGAAGGCAAATACCGACCATCTTCTCCAATATAA
- the LOC108826119 gene encoding LOB domain-containing protein 30 — translation MSSSGSPSSSCGGGPCGACKFLRRKCVAGCIFAPYFDSEQGAAHFAAVHKVFGASNVSKLLQHVPEHKRADAVVSICFEAQARLRDPIYGCVSHIVSLQQQVVSLQTELSYVQAHLATLELPQPPPAPVTSSGSPPPLSISDLPTITPSLYELSPIFEPMSSTWTMQQQPRPFDHIFGVPSSSTIGGSGELQALARNFLHGGQIPADQPPQGTCGSAPTVVKRE, via the exons ATGAGCAGTAGCGGAAGCCCTAGCAGCAGCTGTGGAGGAGGACCGTGCGGTGCGTGCAAGTTCTTGAGACGTAAGTGCGTCGCCGGCTGCATATTCGCCCCCTATTTTGACTCCGAGCAAGGAGCGGCGCACTTCGCGGCGGTTCACAAGGTTTTCGGAGCAAGCAACGTTTCGAAACTCCTCCAGCATGTTCCCGAGCACAAACGAGCAGACGCAGTCGTTTCAATCTGTTTCGAGGCTCAGGCTCGTCTCCGAGATCCTATCTACGGCTGCGTCTCTCACATAGTCTCTCTTCAGCAACAG GTGGTGAGTCTGCAAACTGAGCTTTCATATGTACAAGCACACTTAGCAACTCTAGAGCTGCCACAACCACCGCCGGCTCCAGTGACTTCTTCTGGATCTCCGCCGCCTCTTTCCATATCAGACCTCCCCACAATAACACCTTCGTTGTACGAGCTCTCTCCCATATTCGAACCGATGTCCTCCACGTGGACCATGCAGCAACAACCTCGACCGTTTGATCATATCTTCGGCGTCCCTTCATCATCCACTATCGGAGGAAGCGGCGAGCTGCAAGCTCTGGCACGCAATTTTCTTCACGGTGGGCAAATTCCAGCTGATCAGCCACCGCAGGGGACCTGTGGTTCCGCCCCAAC